One window of the Streptomyces asoensis genome contains the following:
- a CDS encoding serine/threonine-protein kinase produces the protein MGLERMELPGYEIQEVLGQGGFATVYRARQLAVGREVALKVDSRVLSTPRDRQRFLREVTAAGQLSGHPHVVPVYDAGVLADNRPYMVLELCPGGSLGDRLHRQGPLPLKEARDIGVGLADAVAAAHAAGVLHRDIKPGNVMVNRYGGVALTDFGLAAMPRPGHELSVTREALTPAYAPPEAFHLAEPTPAGDVYSLAATVYALLRGCPPHYPDDGTQLSLAELIVRHTWPYPALPGVPAALNSVLRHAVASDPAQRLSDAGAFRDALAAVDLDDPDTVEAGAGGFGPVLGMTTVPSYRDASPSPYTQPRDAALPYGGAPPPVRDAGRTTAAVGPGGDGDGGRKGSRRPRLIAVLAAVAVSVSVSVTVVTYQNGQDHGGGDSRSTASPSSGATGENKAASGFGGVATTTENCPATGVDGVGGRCVATPECWSGITDISGIITVSRADCRTRHVWETFAIAPLPEDGMTNNARDLIKHPDVKALCSQQVMAESMVPGGREVADEWNVDILPPTASEWDKGLRVFRCVAAAVTQDGEKTGSQFAVQG, from the coding sequence GTGGGGCTCGAACGAATGGAACTGCCCGGGTACGAGATCCAGGAGGTCCTGGGTCAGGGTGGGTTCGCCACGGTGTACCGGGCCAGGCAGTTGGCCGTGGGCAGGGAGGTCGCGCTGAAGGTGGACAGCAGGGTGCTGTCCACACCGCGCGACCGGCAGCGTTTTCTGCGTGAGGTCACTGCGGCCGGGCAGTTGTCCGGGCACCCGCATGTGGTGCCGGTGTATGACGCCGGGGTCCTTGCAGACAACCGCCCCTACATGGTGCTGGAGTTGTGCCCCGGCGGCTCGCTCGGCGACCGGCTGCACCGGCAGGGGCCACTGCCGCTCAAGGAGGCGCGCGACATCGGGGTGGGCCTCGCGGACGCGGTGGCGGCCGCTCACGCGGCCGGGGTGCTGCACCGCGACATCAAGCCCGGAAACGTCATGGTCAACCGGTACGGCGGTGTGGCCCTCACCGACTTCGGGCTGGCGGCCATGCCCCGGCCGGGACATGAACTGTCCGTGACGCGGGAGGCGCTGACCCCCGCGTACGCGCCGCCCGAGGCCTTCCACCTGGCGGAACCCACCCCGGCCGGCGATGTGTACTCACTGGCCGCCACCGTCTACGCCCTGCTGCGGGGCTGTCCGCCGCACTACCCGGACGACGGGACCCAGCTCAGCCTCGCCGAACTGATCGTGCGCCACACCTGGCCGTACCCCGCCCTGCCCGGAGTGCCGGCGGCCCTCAACTCGGTTCTTCGGCACGCCGTGGCCTCGGACCCGGCCCAGCGTTTGTCCGACGCGGGCGCGTTCCGGGACGCTCTCGCCGCCGTCGATCTCGACGATCCGGACACCGTCGAGGCGGGTGCCGGCGGCTTCGGACCGGTACTCGGCATGACCACCGTTCCGTCGTACCGGGATGCGTCGCCCTCTCCGTACACGCAGCCGCGGGATGCGGCTCTGCCGTACGGGGGCGCCCCGCCGCCCGTCCGGGACGCGGGCCGTACGACCGCGGCCGTCGGGCCGGGCGGCGACGGCGACGGTGGGCGGAAGGGATCGAGGCGCCCCCGGCTGATCGCCGTACTGGCGGCCGTGGCCGTCTCGGTGAGCGTGTCGGTCACCGTGGTGACGTATCAGAACGGCCAGGACCACGGAGGCGGGGACTCCCGCTCGACAGCCTCCCCCTCCTCCGGTGCCACAGGCGAGAACAAGGCCGCGTCCGGCTTCGGAGGGGTGGCGACCACGACGGAGAACTGCCCTGCGACGGGCGTCGACGGTGTGGGCGGTCGGTGTGTCGCGACCCCGGAGTGCTGGAGCGGCATCACGGATATCTCGGGCATCATCACTGTCAGTCGCGCGGACTGCCGGACCAGGCATGTGTGGGAGACCTTCGCGATCGCCCCGCTGCCGGAGGACGGCATGACGAACAACGCGCGGGATCTGATCAAGCATCCTGACGTGAAGGCGCTGTGCTCGCAGCAGGTCATGGCCGAGTCCATGGTCCCTGGCGGCCGTGAGGTCGCAGACGAGTGGAACGTCGACATCCTCCCGCCGACAGCGTCGGAATGGGACAAGGGGCTGCGCGTCTTCCGCTGTGTGGCCGCCGCGGTCACGCAGGACGGGGAGAAGACCGGGAGCCAGTTCGCTGTGCAGGGGTGA